Genomic DNA from Kluyveromyces lactis strain NRRL Y-1140 chromosome C complete sequence:
GTGATCCAGATTGCCGAATTCGGATGAGCTGTCACAACGCTACGATAAATATCTAGCACGGCTTGATAATATCGATCTTTCCTTACAAGCTCCTGTTCCAAACATTTTTCATCACATGTATACGATTTCACATAACAGTCACAAGCTGTTTTCCATAGGTAGCTAACTCTGGCGCAACAGCaggaaaacaaaacatTGTCATTCAATTTGTCATTATCTGTAGTTTCGTCCTCTCCAGAGCCCGGAAGACCTTGAGCACTAGTTCCTTTCAAAGCGATTACAATTACACTAGAATCATCGTTGGAGAAGATATGTCCCCTTACTCCATCCGAATCCCACCCTATGCCAACTGACAAATCAGGGTTAAGATCGTTATTCCAATCTGATAGGTTTCGCCAGTCCCCCTCATAAGGAAGCCGAACGTATGCATTGGACGACATAAGGGCAAGCGATATAACGGTTTCCTTATCTGTGACGTTAGGCGCTAAAACACTTTCATCCACCCAGTCCAAATGAACTTTCCTTGCCATCTCAGGGTTTTCATGGGCATAATCTAGGAAAGACTCCACATAATCGGGATCTCGGTTTACCATTCGTTTCATTTTGATGCTGCCTTGTTTTAGTGTAAATTGATGCGTCCATGGATTGGACTTTATTGACGCACTCCAAAGTTGTTTATCGTACAAATCTTCATTGTCTCCTGATGCAACTGCTACgttttgttcaaattctgATTTGGCCATGTTGACAAACTCAGGTGTCACCTGGAGTGACCCGTAACTCTGTGTTTTTTCATCCAACGGTCTGAAgtgtatttctttgatagtAAAGGTATGTGTTTTATCTTTTGTAGAGTCGCCCCCTGAATCATGATTTATTCGGCTTCCCTGATATTTTGTTTGTATTGTTTCCTTGTTGATATAAA
This window encodes:
- the ATG15 gene encoding triglyceride lipase ATG15 (similar to uniprot|P25641 Saccharomyces cerevisiae YCR068W ATG15 Lipase required for intravacuolar lysis of autophagic bodies located in the endoplasmic reticulum membrane and targeted to intravacuolar vesicles during autophagy via the multivesicular body (MVB) pathway); this encodes MKPGIKISKRYSARNASVITVLLLLIYLIYINKETIQTKYQGSRINHDSGGDSTKDKTHTFTIKEIHFRPLDEKTQSYGSLQVTPEFVNMAKSEFEQNVAVASGDNEDLYDKQLWSASIKSNPWTHQFTLKQGSIKMKRMVNRDPDYVESFLDYAHENPEMARKVHLDWVDESVLAPNVTDKETVISLALMSSNAYVRLPYEGDWRNLSDWNNDLNPDLSVGIGWDSDGVRGHIFSNDDSSVIVIALKGTSAQGLPGSGEDETTDNDKLNDNVLFSCCCARVSYLWKTACDCYVKSYTCDEKCLEQELVRKDRYYQAVLDIYRSVVTAHPNSAIWITGHSLGGALASLLGRTFGAPAVAFEAPGELLATKRLHLPMPPGLPAYQEGVWHIGHTADPIFMGTCNGASSSCSIAGYAMETSCHSGKVCVYDVVTDKGWHVNMLNHRIHTVIDGILTDYDTVAKCKTPDACHDCFNWNYVKGRDVPKKHKSSSSTASSTSAETSTLTVGPSPPEKTTTSCIGRNWIGICTEYGI